In Deinococcus sp. QL22, the following are encoded in one genomic region:
- the tyrS gene encoding tyrosine--tRNA ligase yields MTDIQRNLPIDEQIELLKRGVVDLVSEDDLRRKLAQAQAEGRPLRVKLGADPTRPDLHLGHAVILRKMRQFQDLGHKVIMLIGDFTAMIGDPSGKSKTRPPLTLEETRANATSYLEQCRLILRDDPDVLEVRFNGEWLEPMGYADVIRLASRYTVARILERDDFTKRLQSGTPIQMHELLYPLTQGYDSVALVADVELGGTDQLFNNLVGRALQRDYAQEPQVVMTLPLLVGLDGTEKMSKSLDNYIGLTDEPHLMFAKLMKVPDPLVGNYFTLLTDLSAERVAELLAGHPVAAHRELAREVVASLHPGADLEAAEERFKSVAKGGIPENIPTVSIPAAERNPEGRYSLARLVVLAGLEPSNGAARKLIGNRGIRVNGETVAEAQTSIELPEGGAVIQKGKDRFARVIAEA; encoded by the coding sequence ATGACTGACATTCAACGAAACTTGCCCATAGACGAACAAATTGAGCTGCTGAAGCGCGGCGTGGTCGACCTCGTATCCGAAGACGATCTGCGGCGCAAGCTGGCACAGGCGCAGGCAGAGGGCCGGCCGTTGCGCGTAAAACTGGGGGCCGATCCGACTCGCCCTGACCTGCACCTGGGGCACGCCGTGATTCTCCGCAAAATGCGCCAGTTTCAGGACTTGGGCCACAAGGTCATCATGCTGATCGGCGATTTTACGGCCATGATTGGCGACCCCAGCGGCAAATCCAAGACCCGCCCACCGCTGACGCTGGAAGAAACCCGCGCCAATGCGACCAGCTACCTGGAGCAGTGCCGCCTGATCCTGCGCGACGACCCGGACGTGCTGGAGGTTCGTTTTAACGGTGAGTGGCTGGAGCCGATGGGTTACGCCGACGTGATCCGGCTCGCCAGCCGTTACACCGTGGCCCGCATTCTGGAGCGCGACGATTTTACCAAGCGCCTCCAATCTGGCACGCCCATTCAGATGCACGAACTGCTGTACCCGCTGACGCAGGGCTACGATTCGGTGGCGCTGGTGGCCGACGTGGAACTGGGCGGCACCGATCAGTTGTTTAATAACCTCGTGGGCCGCGCCTTGCAACGCGACTACGCGCAGGAACCCCAGGTCGTGATGACCCTGCCGTTGCTGGTAGGGCTGGACGGCACCGAGAAAATGTCCAAGAGTCTGGACAACTACATCGGCCTGACCGACGAACCGCACCTGATGTTCGCCAAGCTGATGAAAGTGCCCGATCCGCTGGTGGGCAACTACTTCACACTGCTGACGGATTTGAGCGCCGAGCGGGTAGCCGAACTGTTGGCCGGGCATCCGGTGGCCGCGCACCGCGAACTGGCCCGCGAAGTGGTGGCGTCGCTGCATCCGGGCGCAGACCTGGAGGCCGCCGAGGAGCGTTTTAAATCGGTGGCGAAAGGTGGCATTCCCGAAAACATTCCCACCGTCAGCATTCCTGCCGCCGAGCGCAACCCGGAAGGGCGTTACAGTTTGGCCCGTCTGGTGGTATTGGCCGGACTGGAACCCAGCAACGGCGCGGCCCGCAAACTGATTGGGAACCGGGGTATCAGGGTAAACGGCGAAACGGTGGCCGAAGCGCAGACCAGCATCGAACTCCCTGAGGGCGGCGCGGTCATCCAGAAGGGCAAAGACCGCTTTGCCAGAGTGATTGCTGAGGCTTAG
- the pyk gene encoding pyruvate kinase, translating to MKHFDRATKIVATIGPASRSPEVLGRMIDAGLNVVRMNFSHGDPDDHRQTFEMVRKLAAEKGVSIGILQDLQGPKIRVARFAEGAVTLVKGQKFIITMDDDVEGNAERVGTTYKGLAQDVHPGMALLLDDGNMALRVDGVRGNDVQTTVVVGGVLKNNKGINVPEADLSVPALSDKDVQDMEFGAQLGVDWVALSFVRSRDDLLLARHYLSRFGSRAKLMAKIEKPQAVDRFEDILKEVDGIMVARGDLGVEMRAEQVPTIQKRIIRMCREAGKPVITATQMLESMISLPRPTRAEASDVANAIYDGTDAVMLSAESAAGMYPVESVAMMDRIAREAEGSEHYLMLQRQLVVDTELAQDSIAYAACTIGEKLDSPAIVTFTSTGGAAARIAKNRPPLAILALTPNIQTRDQLALSWGVVPMLSEDPRDTDDMVRIANDELKKSGLADVGDRYVITAGVPFGVRGTTNMLRVERLREEDMSDRV from the coding sequence ATGAAGCATTTTGACCGCGCCACCAAAATTGTTGCCACCATCGGCCCCGCCAGCCGCAGCCCCGAGGTCTTGGGCCGCATGATTGACGCGGGCCTGAACGTGGTTCGTATGAATTTCAGTCACGGCGATCCTGATGACCACCGTCAGACCTTCGAGATGGTTCGCAAATTGGCTGCCGAAAAAGGCGTGAGCATTGGCATCCTGCAAGATCTTCAGGGGCCGAAGATTCGCGTGGCCCGCTTTGCGGAAGGCGCGGTCACGCTGGTCAAGGGCCAGAAGTTCATCATCACAATGGATGACGATGTGGAAGGCAACGCCGAGCGCGTGGGCACGACCTACAAGGGCCTGGCCCAAGACGTGCACCCCGGTATGGCCCTGCTGCTCGACGACGGCAACATGGCCCTGCGCGTTGATGGCGTGCGTGGCAACGACGTGCAGACCACTGTGGTCGTGGGCGGCGTCCTGAAAAACAATAAGGGCATCAACGTGCCCGAAGCCGACCTGTCTGTGCCCGCGCTGTCTGATAAGGACGTGCAGGACATGGAATTTGGCGCACAACTTGGTGTGGATTGGGTGGCTCTCAGCTTCGTTCGCAGCCGCGACGATCTGCTGCTGGCCCGCCACTACCTGTCGCGCTTTGGCAGCCGCGCCAAACTGATGGCCAAGATTGAGAAGCCGCAGGCCGTAGACCGCTTCGAGGACATCCTGAAAGAAGTGGACGGCATCATGGTGGCCCGGGGCGACCTCGGCGTAGAAATGCGTGCAGAACAGGTGCCCACCATCCAGAAGCGCATCATTCGGATGTGCCGTGAAGCAGGCAAGCCCGTGATTACGGCCACGCAAATGCTCGAAAGTATGATCAGCCTGCCTCGCCCTACCCGCGCCGAAGCGTCGGACGTGGCCAACGCCATTTACGACGGCACGGACGCCGTGATGTTGTCTGCCGAGTCGGCAGCAGGCATGTACCCGGTAGAATCGGTGGCGATGATGGACAGAATTGCTCGCGAGGCTGAAGGGAGCGAGCACTACCTGATGTTGCAGCGTCAACTGGTGGTAGACACCGAACTGGCGCAGGATTCTATCGCTTACGCCGCCTGTACCATCGGTGAAAAACTGGATTCGCCCGCCATCGTGACCTTTACCAGCACGGGCGGCGCGGCGGCCCGCATTGCCAAGAACCGGCCCCCACTGGCGATTTTGGCCCTCACTCCCAACATCCAGACGCGTGACCAGTTGGCGTTGTCCTGGGGCGTCGTGCCTATGCTCAGCGAAGACCCCCGCGACACCGACGACATGGTACGCATTGCCAATGACGAGCTTAAAAAGAGCGGTCTGGCCGATGTGGGCGACCGCTACGTGATTACGGCGGGCGTCCCGTTCGGCGTGCGCGGCACCACCAACATGCTGCGCGTAGAGCGGTTGCGCGAAGAGGACATGAGCGACCGAGTCTAA